Proteins from one Algicella marina genomic window:
- a CDS encoding shikimate dehydrogenase family protein, with protein sequence MNATLERTVKLGLIGDNITRSKSPRLHRAAGKLAGLNVTYDRLIPKDMALTFDEVFEQARSGGFRGINVTYPYKELVTTKVTVADPLVRAIGAVNTVVFDPEGPMGFNTDYTGFMNAYRAVRGDANPGHVCLIGTGGVGKAVAFGLIGVGAETICCIDLDADKASALAEALRALGSNTKVETSSDAVAAAQGADGIINCTPLGMVGIGGTPLACEAMLGASWAFDAVYTPVETEFLQDAERAGLAIISGYELFFGQGLDAWSIFTGVDLDHGALRAAIQEEVQ encoded by the coding sequence ATGAATGCAACGCTTGAAAGAACGGTGAAGCTTGGCTTGATCGGTGACAACATAACCCGGTCAAAGTCTCCTCGGCTGCACCGCGCGGCTGGGAAGCTTGCAGGCTTGAACGTAACCTATGATCGGTTGATCCCCAAGGACATGGCTCTGACCTTCGACGAGGTTTTCGAACAGGCTCGGTCCGGTGGCTTTCGCGGAATCAATGTCACCTATCCATATAAGGAATTGGTGACCACAAAGGTGACCGTGGCTGACCCTCTGGTCAGAGCGATCGGAGCCGTGAACACTGTGGTCTTCGATCCCGAAGGCCCGATGGGGTTCAACACCGACTATACCGGTTTCATGAACGCCTATCGTGCGGTGCGTGGTGACGCAAACCCCGGTCACGTCTGCCTGATCGGAACGGGCGGCGTCGGGAAGGCAGTTGCTTTTGGGCTGATCGGTGTTGGCGCCGAGACAATCTGTTGCATCGATCTCGATGCCGACAAGGCGTCGGCATTGGCCGAGGCGCTGCGTGCCCTCGGCTCCAACACAAAGGTTGAAACGTCCAGTGACGCCGTTGCCGCCGCACAGGGTGCGGATGGAATTATCAACTGCACGCCGCTCGGCATGGTAGGCATCGGCGGCACCCCACTGGCCTGCGAAGCGATGCTGGGAGCGAGTTGGGCCTTTGATGCTGTCTACACCCCTGTTGAGACGGAGTTTCTGCAAGACGCCGAACGCGCAGGATTGGCCATAATTTCGGGCTACGAGCTGTTTTTCGGTCAGGGTCTCGATGCGTGGTCGATTTTCACAGGAGTCGATCTCGATCACGGTGCGCTACGCGCCGCCATCCAGGAAGAAGTGCAATGA
- a CDS encoding tripartite tricarboxylate transporter permease produces MDTFLSIFTIFAQPELLLLVGIGTFAGIYIGAIPGLSVTMAVSILISFTFSWDVLPAISLMVGIYMGGVYGGSRTAILLNIPGAPSAIATAMDGYPMAKKGEAGQAIGVTTVMSFFGGLVGILVLAVAAPYVSDFALTFQPRDYMLLAVLGILLVGSLSSGSLVKGIFAGALGIAIGAVGRDPLTFTERFTFDFQIMEGGISFIAVMIGMFGVSEALLQLQNVGMKAVRQKIDKIVPSFGTVKKYLPLSLQTSSIGVIIGALPGTGGDIAALMAYDHAKRVTKDPEVPFGEGAMEGLVAPETANNAAVGGAFIPMMTLGIPGDAVTAIMIGALFIHGLNPGPMLMIDQPDMFWFIVGALLTANVFMLIFGLTGIKIFTKIVEMPRSIIIPLILLLSIVGAYAVNNSLTDVYWMLGFGVFGYFMRHYGYPLGPVILGVILSRLLDDNWRRAIISEREDLGRFFEGILTSPLSLILFTAVILIFVSQTPLWTSMKKSLFRKAKS; encoded by the coding sequence ATGGATACGTTTTTGTCAATATTCACGATCTTCGCGCAGCCGGAACTGCTTCTGCTTGTCGGCATCGGCACCTTTGCAGGTATATATATCGGTGCGATCCCCGGACTGTCGGTCACGATGGCCGTGTCGATCCTAATTTCCTTCACCTTCTCCTGGGACGTCCTCCCCGCGATCTCGCTGATGGTCGGCATATATATGGGCGGTGTCTACGGCGGTTCGCGCACCGCGATCCTGCTCAACATTCCCGGTGCACCCTCTGCGATCGCTACGGCCATGGACGGCTATCCGATGGCGAAGAAGGGAGAGGCGGGTCAGGCCATCGGCGTGACAACCGTAATGTCCTTTTTCGGTGGTCTGGTCGGGATTTTGGTTCTTGCGGTTGCTGCGCCCTATGTCTCGGACTTTGCGCTCACCTTCCAGCCGCGGGACTACATGCTTCTCGCCGTTCTCGGCATTCTCCTCGTTGGCTCGCTCTCCAGCGGGTCACTGGTCAAGGGCATCTTTGCTGGCGCGCTCGGCATCGCCATCGGTGCCGTTGGCCGCGACCCCCTGACCTTCACCGAAAGGTTCACTTTCGATTTCCAGATCATGGAGGGCGGTATTTCCTTCATTGCCGTGATGATCGGCATGTTCGGCGTCTCCGAGGCGCTGCTGCAACTTCAGAACGTCGGCATGAAAGCCGTCCGCCAGAAGATCGACAAGATCGTTCCCTCGTTCGGGACGGTCAAAAAATACCTGCCGTTGTCGCTGCAGACTTCCTCTATCGGTGTCATCATTGGCGCGTTGCCAGGCACAGGCGGCGATATCGCGGCGCTCATGGCCTATGATCATGCCAAGCGCGTGACAAAAGACCCGGAGGTTCCATTTGGCGAAGGTGCCATGGAAGGGCTCGTCGCGCCCGAAACCGCCAACAACGCGGCTGTCGGTGGCGCTTTCATCCCGATGATGACGCTGGGCATTCCCGGCGACGCTGTAACCGCAATCATGATCGGCGCGCTATTCATTCATGGCCTGAACCCGGGTCCGATGCTCATGATCGATCAGCCCGACATGTTCTGGTTCATTGTCGGAGCCCTTCTGACGGCCAACGTGTTCATGCTGATCTTCGGTCTGACCGGTATCAAGATCTTCACGAAGATTGTCGAGATGCCACGATCCATCATCATTCCACTGATCCTGCTGCTGTCGATTGTCGGAGCGTATGCGGTGAACAATTCGCTCACCGATGTCTACTGGATGCTGGGTTTCGGGGTTTTTGGTTATTTCATGCGGCACTATGGTTATCCGCTCGGCCCCGTCATCCTTGGCGTGATCCTGTCGCGCCTGCTGGATGACAACTGGCGGCGGGCCATCATTTCCGAACGCGAAGATCTGGGACGGTTCTTCGAAGGCATCCTTACCAGTCCCCTTTCGCTTATCCTCTTCACGGCTGTGATCCTGATCTTTGTGAGCCAGACTCCGCTCTGGACGTCCATGAAGAAAAGCCTGTTCAGAAAGGCAAAATCATGA
- a CDS encoding tripartite tricarboxylate transporter TctB family protein — protein MDPEFRGDTDHHDGTSDATPGGYVEKRRPGELGFALFLTAASLFLLYSAYGISGFEALSAPGAIPMATTFVMVVAAVIVTVRTSRLPMVTSETLSKDILPGMVILFAAFLILFGLLLKPLGFVPTAALFLTVAIKVLARKGWGYTLAVALGSLIAIWIVFRVVFTVLLPSGIVPEAEFIQFFRTVLSGGAN, from the coding sequence ATGGACCCCGAATTCAGAGGTGACACAGATCACCATGACGGCACATCAGATGCGACTCCGGGTGGTTATGTCGAAAAACGCCGACCCGGCGAACTCGGCTTCGCCCTGTTTCTGACCGCCGCCAGCTTGTTCCTGCTCTATAGCGCCTACGGCATCTCCGGTTTCGAGGCACTGTCGGCCCCAGGGGCCATTCCGATGGCAACAACCTTCGTCATGGTTGTCGCTGCTGTTATCGTGACAGTACGCACGTCACGTCTCCCAATGGTTACGTCCGAAACGCTTTCGAAAGATATCCTTCCCGGGATGGTCATCCTGTTTGCGGCCTTCCTGATCCTTTTCGGTTTGCTGCTCAAACCTCTCGGCTTTGTCCCTACCGCCGCCCTGTTCCTGACTGTGGCGATCAAGGTTCTGGCGCGGAAAGGTTGGGGATACACGCTGGCGGTCGCATTGGGATCGCTGATTGCCATCTGGATCGTCTTCCGCGTGGTGTTCACCGTACTCCTGCCATCTGGCATCGTTCCCGAAGCAGAGTTCATCCAGTTTTTCCGCACCGTTCTGTCCGGAGGTGCAAACTGA
- a CDS encoding Bug family tripartite tricarboxylate transporter substrate binding protein, with amino-acid sequence MSHKLIGALVALGLSASVATAQEYPAKEIQGIIQWGAGGSTDTVMRSVTPHAEEALGGTVVMQNMTGAVGAIALNYVADAEADGYTLLMGAENPLLYKIMGLGDKDYSEFTPINILARGTPILVANNDAPFDDYAGMLEYIAANPGELRFGATGPGGLPSVVTAMMNTVEGELDVTSVPYDGDGPALTALQSGAIDVMPAVLGAAIESIRAGAMKPIAIFDVEQNAKLPDVPLVTSFNEGYNTYLPWGPFFGVFVPNGTPDDVVAKLGDAYATGAAHPDFVELMDNRGFTMMGISGDEATDFLTKWQQGTAWLLQDAGLTKASPEEFGIARPGE; translated from the coding sequence ATGTCTCATAAATTGATTGGCGCACTCGTTGCGCTCGGACTGAGCGCAAGCGTCGCTACGGCTCAGGAATACCCTGCCAAAGAAATTCAAGGCATCATCCAATGGGGCGCGGGCGGTTCGACCGATACCGTGATGCGTTCCGTGACGCCGCACGCCGAAGAAGCCCTTGGCGGCACCGTCGTCATGCAGAACATGACCGGTGCGGTCGGTGCCATTGCGCTGAACTACGTCGCGGACGCCGAAGCCGACGGATACACCCTGCTGATGGGTGCCGAAAACCCGCTGCTCTACAAGATCATGGGTCTCGGAGACAAAGACTATTCCGAGTTCACGCCGATCAACATTCTGGCCCGCGGCACGCCGATTCTCGTGGCCAACAACGATGCGCCGTTCGATGACTACGCCGGCATGCTTGAGTACATCGCGGCCAATCCCGGCGAACTCCGTTTCGGTGCAACCGGCCCCGGCGGCCTGCCTTCAGTCGTCACGGCGATGATGAACACCGTTGAAGGTGAGCTGGACGTGACGTCGGTGCCCTATGACGGTGACGGGCCCGCACTGACGGCTCTGCAGAGTGGCGCCATCGACGTCATGCCCGCCGTGCTGGGCGCGGCCATTGAAAGCATCCGCGCGGGTGCAATGAAGCCGATCGCGATCTTCGATGTCGAGCAGAACGCGAAACTGCCGGATGTGCCGCTCGTGACCTCGTTTAACGAAGGCTACAACACTTACCTGCCTTGGGGCCCCTTCTTCGGGGTCTTCGTGCCCAACGGTACCCCTGACGATGTTGTTGCCAAACTCGGCGACGCGTACGCAACGGGCGCGGCGCACCCTGATTTCGTCGAGTTGATGGACAATCGCGGTTTCACCATGATGGGTATCAGCGGTGACGAGGCGACAGATTTCCTGACCAAGTGGCAGCAGGGCACCGCATGGCTCCTGCAGGACGCTGGCCTGACCAAGGCGTCGCCGGAAGAATTCGGAATCGCGCGTCCGGGCGAGTAA
- a CDS encoding TetR/AcrR family transcriptional regulator: MDGSGDRRKSERKSSWKKNPEAVKANILEIATQEFAAHGLSGANINEIARKTSTSKRMIYYYFGDKEGLYCAVLEGVYASLRNAEDRLEVGNLPPVEALCRLIEATFDAHAKAPHFIRLVMIENIHNGDYLRKSEIVPKLNRSIIEKLEDVCMRGKKQGLFREGSNALQLHWLISSFSFYNVSNRATFSASFGPEIFSKATQNILRERAMDMVLAAVVIGHEPKSWD; the protein is encoded by the coding sequence ATGGATGGAAGTGGTGATCGCCGGAAATCCGAACGCAAGAGTTCGTGGAAAAAGAACCCAGAGGCAGTCAAAGCAAATATCCTGGAAATCGCGACTCAGGAATTTGCAGCTCATGGGCTGTCAGGTGCGAACATCAACGAGATCGCCCGGAAGACTTCCACGTCCAAACGCATGATTTACTACTACTTCGGTGACAAGGAAGGCCTCTATTGTGCCGTTCTCGAAGGCGTTTACGCGTCCTTGCGTAATGCTGAGGACCGGCTGGAAGTCGGGAACCTCCCCCCTGTCGAAGCCCTTTGCCGTCTTATCGAGGCGACGTTCGATGCCCACGCCAAAGCACCACATTTCATCCGACTGGTGATGATCGAAAACATCCATAACGGCGATTACCTACGCAAATCCGAGATCGTGCCCAAGCTCAACAGGTCGATCATCGAAAAGCTCGAAGACGTCTGTATGCGCGGCAAGAAACAGGGGTTATTCCGCGAAGGGTCGAATGCCCTGCAGTTGCACTGGCTGATCAGCTCTTTCAGTTTTTACAATGTCTCAAACCGGGCAACTTTCTCCGCGTCGTTCGGACCGGAGATATTTTCAAAGGCGACGCAAAACATTCTAAGAGAGAGGGCCATGGACATGGTGCTTGCCGCGGTCGTGATTGGCCATGAACCCAAGTCCTGGGACTGA
- a CDS encoding FAD-binding protein, with the protein MVEGSAAAGFSATVSAMHQGLNVVVIEKAKVIGGSTFFVIG; encoded by the coding sequence ATGGTCGAGGGCTCTGCCGCGGCAGGCTTTTCCGCGACGGTTTCGGCCATGCATCAGGGGTTGAACGTAGTTGTCATCGAGAAGGCCAAGGTGATAGGCGGCTCAACGTTTTTCGTCATAGGATGA
- a CDS encoding (R)-mandelonitrile lyase encodes MKITRVGTNVSSTGSEEYFTGSVRLDSPFSTKAPARVGGVTVTFEPGARTAWHTHPLGQTLIVTAGFGRAQREGGPIEEIRPGDIVWFEPNERHWHGAGPDTAMTHIAIAEAENGSPVTWLEKVSEDEYLGRV; translated from the coding sequence ATGAAAATCACGCGAGTTGGCACTAACGTCTCTTCCACAGGGTCTGAGGAATACTTCACAGGTTCCGTCCGGCTCGACTCGCCATTCAGCACCAAAGCACCCGCCCGCGTCGGGGGCGTAACGGTTACCTTCGAACCGGGCGCCCGCACTGCATGGCACACCCATCCCTTGGGGCAGACCCTGATCGTTACCGCCGGGTTCGGCCGCGCCCAGCGAGAGGGCGGGCCGATTGAAGAAATCCGACCCGGCGACATTGTCTGGTTCGAACCGAACGAACGGCACTGGCACGGCGCGGGACCAGATACCGCCATGACCCACATCGCGATCGCCGAAGCCGAAAACGGCAGCCCTGTCACATGGCTGGAGAAAGTCAGCGAAGACGAATATCTCGGACGTGTTTGA
- the ccoS gene encoding cbb3-type cytochrome oxidase assembly protein CcoS, whose translation MNVLVVLIPVSLVLGAAGLIAFVWTVRTDQYDDEEGNASRILLDE comes from the coding sequence ATGAATGTTTTGGTGGTGCTGATACCTGTCTCACTTGTCCTTGGTGCCGCAGGCCTGATCGCCTTCGTCTGGACGGTCCGCACGGATCAATACGACGACGAGGAGGGCAATGCATCCCGGATCCTGCTGGATGAATGA
- a CDS encoding heavy metal translocating P-type ATPase, whose product MTAACPACAPMAGGEAQAAGPAMMFALPTIHCAACIGAVERELQRLSGVQTARVNLSLKRLSVTGFVAVDRVVAALARIGYEAYPLDMEVLAGARDEAGRSLLMRLAVAGFAMMNVMLLSVAVWSGAEDATRDLFHLLSAMIALPVIAYSGQPFFGSARDALRGGRLNMDVPISLAIGLAVGMSLFETLQGGAHAYFDAALSLTFFLLIGRYLDHRTRSAARSAAKELTALESRTAERVEADGVRTVGAADLRVGDVVLVPPGSRVPVDGELLSAAATFDRSFLTGESVAVEAHAGQIVQAGEINLSDAARVRATRVGDDTALRRMAALVETAENGRNRYTALADRAARIYAPVVHLLALLAFLGWYAGTGDARLAANVAIAVLIITCPCALGLAVPTVSTAAISRLFSEGMLVKHATALERLADVDHIIFDKTGTLTVPAVDCSGLSAEEKAIAAALAQTSHHPLARALMKVLRDVSAASGVENVTEKPGLGVEGRLGGQIVRLGRGAWLGAAFGGLGLRVGSAEARPVEAADRLRPGVSEALREFDLPGEVLTGDTPEAAERLAADVALPVKAEVGPEEKLRRIEALQGEGRRVLMVGDGLNDTAALAAAHASIAPATALDASRNAADMVFLTESMAALPLSLRVARAARALSWQNFAIAAVYNCIAVPVALAGWATPLMAALAMSASSISVVLNSQRMRLVK is encoded by the coding sequence ATGACGGCGGCTTGCCCGGCCTGCGCTCCGATGGCGGGCGGAGAGGCGCAAGCCGCCGGCCCGGCGATGATGTTCGCGCTACCGACGATTCACTGCGCTGCGTGTATCGGCGCGGTTGAACGGGAATTGCAGCGCCTTTCTGGCGTACAGACCGCGCGGGTCAATCTCAGCCTCAAGCGGTTGTCGGTGACCGGATTCGTTGCCGTTGACCGTGTCGTCGCGGCACTGGCACGCATCGGCTACGAGGCCTATCCGCTGGACATGGAAGTGCTGGCGGGGGCACGGGACGAGGCCGGGCGTAGCCTGCTGATGCGGTTGGCCGTCGCCGGTTTTGCGATGATGAATGTCATGCTGCTGTCTGTCGCTGTCTGGTCCGGGGCGGAAGATGCCACCCGCGATCTGTTCCACTTGCTGTCAGCGATGATTGCCCTGCCTGTGATCGCCTATTCTGGTCAGCCGTTCTTCGGCAGCGCCAGGGACGCACTGCGGGGGGGACGACTGAACATGGATGTGCCGATCTCCTTGGCTATCGGACTGGCGGTGGGAATGTCTTTGTTCGAGACGCTGCAAGGAGGCGCCCATGCGTACTTCGACGCCGCACTCTCCCTTACATTCTTCCTCTTGATCGGGCGGTATCTGGATCACAGGACACGCAGCGCCGCGCGTTCTGCAGCAAAAGAGTTGACGGCGCTGGAGTCCCGTACTGCCGAGCGCGTGGAGGCAGACGGGGTGCGGACCGTGGGTGCTGCCGATCTGCGGGTTGGTGATGTGGTGCTGGTTCCGCCGGGTAGTCGTGTGCCGGTCGATGGCGAGCTTCTCTCTGCAGCCGCGACCTTCGACCGATCTTTCCTGACGGGTGAGAGCGTGGCCGTGGAAGCACATGCCGGACAGATCGTTCAGGCTGGCGAGATCAACCTCTCCGATGCTGCCAGGGTTCGGGCAACGCGGGTCGGTGACGACACCGCCCTGAGGCGGATGGCGGCACTGGTCGAGACAGCCGAGAACGGGCGCAACCGCTACACTGCACTTGCCGACCGTGCCGCGCGCATCTATGCGCCGGTGGTTCATCTGCTCGCGCTGTTGGCGTTCCTCGGGTGGTATGCGGGTACCGGCGATGCCAGACTGGCGGCGAATGTCGCCATTGCGGTCCTGATCATTACCTGCCCCTGTGCTTTGGGGCTGGCGGTGCCGACTGTTTCAACTGCCGCGATCAGCCGATTGTTTTCCGAAGGTATGCTGGTGAAACACGCCACCGCACTGGAGCGTCTGGCGGATGTCGACCACATCATCTTTGACAAAACTGGCACGTTGACGGTGCCGGCGGTGGACTGCAGCGGATTATCCGCGGAGGAGAAGGCTATCGCTGCGGCGCTGGCTCAGACGTCGCATCACCCTTTGGCGAGGGCGCTCATGAAGGTGCTGAGGGACGTGTCGGCTGCCAGCGGAGTAGAAAACGTAACCGAGAAGCCCGGACTGGGAGTGGAAGGTCGTTTGGGCGGGCAGATCGTGCGGTTGGGTCGTGGTGCCTGGCTGGGGGCTGCGTTCGGCGGGCTTGGCCTGCGCGTCGGTTCTGCGGAGGCTCGACCGGTAGAAGCCGCCGACAGGTTGCGACCGGGAGTTAGTGAGGCTTTGCGAGAATTTGACCTGCCCGGAGAGGTGTTGACCGGGGATACGCCCGAAGCAGCGGAGCGACTGGCGGCTGATGTAGCGCTCCCGGTCAAGGCCGAGGTCGGCCCCGAGGAGAAACTTCGCCGCATCGAGGCGCTACAGGGAGAGGGCAGGCGGGTCCTTATGGTAGGAGACGGGCTGAACGATACCGCGGCGCTGGCTGCGGCCCATGCCTCAATAGCACCGGCAACGGCGCTCGACGCTTCGCGGAACGCGGCGGATATGGTTTTTCTAACGGAGAGCATGGCCGCGCTGCCCTTGAGCCTGAGGGTTGCCCGGGCGGCACGGGCGCTTTCGTGGCAGAATTTTGCGATTGCGGCCGTCTACAATTGCATCGCCGTTCCCGTAGCCTTGGCCGGCTGGGCAACGCCACTGATGGCCGCACTGGCGATGTCGGCCTCTTCGATCTCGGTCGTACTCAATTCTCAACGCATGAGGTTGGTGAAATGA
- a CDS encoding FixH family protein encodes MTEIKGWHVFAAFATAFGVIIAVNVTLAVNAVRTFPGLEVRNSYVASQIFDENRAAQLALDWDVDAELHGDELRLSVTRDGQTVAPRIEEATFGRATSVAWDQRPEFVFDGRVYRAAVMAGRGNWNLRLRARADDGTLFQQRIVVRVIQ; translated from the coding sequence ATGACAGAGATCAAGGGATGGCATGTCTTTGCCGCGTTCGCCACGGCGTTCGGAGTGATTATCGCCGTCAACGTAACGCTGGCTGTCAATGCGGTGCGCACCTTTCCGGGACTGGAAGTTCGCAATTCCTACGTGGCAAGCCAGATTTTCGACGAAAACCGCGCCGCTCAACTCGCTCTTGATTGGGACGTTGACGCCGAACTGCATGGTGACGAACTGAGATTGAGCGTCACACGGGATGGCCAGACTGTCGCGCCGCGGATTGAAGAGGCGACGTTTGGCAGAGCCACGAGCGTCGCATGGGACCAAAGACCGGAGTTTGTCTTCGATGGTCGGGTTTACAGGGCGGCGGTTATGGCCGGCAGAGGAAACTGGAACCTGCGTCTCCGCGCGCGTGCCGATGACGGGACGCTGTTTCAGCAGCGCATTGTGGTGAGGGTAATACAATGA
- the ccoG gene encoding cytochrome c oxidase accessory protein CcoG has protein sequence MTTPSLYAAREPIFPRRVSGWFRRLKWWLMAATLGIYYLTPWIRWDRGPGLPDQAVLVDLAGRRFYFFWIEIWPHEFYFVAGLLIMAGLGLFLFTSALGRVWCGYACPQTVWTDLFILVERWIEGDRNARVRLHHAKWNARKWRLRITKWTVWMLIGLATGGAWVFYFTDAPTLLRNLLNLTAHPVAYVTIAILTLTTFVFGGFMREQVCIYMCPWPRIQAAMMDSDTITVAYREWRGEPRGKKRIEGAGDCIDCMACVNVCPMGIDIRDGQQMECITCALCIDACDDVMERIGRPRGLIDYLALSDEPAERAGEAPKPVWRHILRPRTVLYTAMWSAIGLGLLYALFIRSDIELTVSPVRNPTFVVQSDGAIRNIYDVRLRNKLGEARQFHLSLTSDAVLRIDLEGGDGQLNVDVPADATVLQRVYVTARPQDEAATAHRTDLRLWVEDVDSGERAGRETTFNGRVQ, from the coding sequence ATGACCACACCGTCGCTATATGCTGCCAGAGAGCCGATCTTTCCGCGCCGGGTGTCCGGTTGGTTCCGTCGCCTGAAGTGGTGGCTGATGGCGGCGACGCTGGGCATCTATTACCTGACGCCGTGGATCCGGTGGGATCGGGGGCCGGGGCTGCCTGACCAGGCGGTGCTGGTCGATCTGGCGGGGCGGCGGTTCTACTTTTTTTGGATCGAGATCTGGCCGCACGAGTTCTATTTCGTGGCCGGATTGCTGATCATGGCCGGGTTGGGCCTGTTCCTGTTCACGTCTGCGCTTGGCAGGGTCTGGTGCGGTTATGCCTGTCCGCAGACCGTCTGGACCGATCTGTTCATTCTGGTGGAGCGCTGGATCGAGGGAGACCGCAATGCGCGGGTGCGGTTGCATCATGCCAAGTGGAACGCGCGCAAGTGGCGCCTGCGGATCACGAAATGGACCGTGTGGATGCTGATCGGACTCGCAACGGGTGGGGCGTGGGTGTTCTACTTTACCGATGCGCCGACGCTGTTGCGGAACCTGTTAAACCTTACAGCGCATCCGGTAGCCTACGTTACGATCGCGATCCTGACGCTGACGACGTTTGTTTTCGGCGGGTTCATGCGCGAGCAGGTTTGCATCTACATGTGTCCGTGGCCGCGCATTCAGGCGGCAATGATGGACAGCGACACGATCACTGTCGCCTATCGCGAGTGGCGCGGCGAACCGCGAGGCAAAAAGCGGATCGAGGGGGCGGGTGACTGCATCGACTGCATGGCATGCGTCAACGTGTGCCCAATGGGAATCGACATCCGGGACGGGCAGCAGATGGAGTGCATCACCTGTGCGCTGTGCATCGATGCCTGTGACGACGTGATGGAACGGATCGGACGACCACGCGGTCTGATCGACTATCTGGCGCTGTCCGATGAACCGGCGGAGCGTGCAGGAGAGGCACCAAAACCGGTCTGGCGGCACATTCTGCGCCCGCGCACCGTACTATACACGGCGATGTGGTCCGCGATCGGCCTTGGCTTGCTGTACGCGCTGTTCATCCGTTCCGATATCGAATTGACAGTCAGCCCGGTGCGCAATCCGACTTTCGTTGTCCAGTCCGATGGCGCGATCCGTAACATCTATGATGTGCGTCTGCGTAACAAGCTGGGCGAGGCGCGGCAGTTTCACCTGAGCCTGACCAGTGACGCGGTCCTGCGAATTGATCTGGAGGGCGGGGACGGACAACTGAACGTGGACGTACCCGCGGATGCCACTGTCCTGCAGCGTGTCTACGTGACTGCGCGACCACAGGATGAGGCGGCGACGGCGCACCGGACGGATTTGCGGCTTTGGGTCGAGGATGTCGACAGCGGTGAGCGTGCCGGGCGCGAAACGACTTTCAACGGGAGGGTTCAGTGA